Proteins encoded in a region of the Bicyclus anynana chromosome 9, ilBicAnyn1.1, whole genome shotgun sequence genome:
- the LOC112045101 gene encoding palmitoyltransferase ZDHHC23 produces MIAQENLPYGPKVTKKVDTSAILPFIILPLLLVVATISRSVTLVVMIFIGMGAIYAQSRPRQKNRSQFFYSWTLSSSACMFLVFELVVLSYLEITQLEHFVFLLLVGSTWYFFHKMKAVADFELATGTSKGKEYSPVLTSDSYYCQICQLEVNERFFHSIWWDCCILRPNYSYFLAGQVFAFATLLYGTNLGLTTICQPFVLYDNILLPEDCTDVYYDFNLAISFVACVYGLGYFLVTALVLLRQLLIYIPKYSEPKWRKIVNVLTV; encoded by the exons ATGATTGCTCAGGAAAATTTGCCATACGGACCGAAAGTGACTAAGAAAGTAGACACTAGTGCTATATTACCGTTTATAATTTTGCCACTGTTGTTGGTTGTTGCTACGATATCTAGATCGGTGACACTGGTGGTCATGATTTTTATTGGAATGGGTGCTATATATGCACAGTCTCGCCCAAGGCAAAAAAACAG GTCTCAATTTTTCTACTCTTGGACATTATCATCAAGTGCTTGCATGTTTCTAGTTTTTGAGCTAGTTGTGCTGAGTTATTTAGAAATAACTCAGCTGGAACACTTTGTGTTTCTACTACTTGTTGGTAGTACATGGTATTTCTTCCATAAAATGAAAGCTGTTGCAGATTTTGAACTTGCCACTGGAACTTCAAAAGGAAAAGAGTACAG cccAGTACTTACTTCAGACTCATATTATTGCCAAATTTGTCAATTGGAAGTCAATGAGAGGTTCTTTCATTCTATATG gtGGGACTGTTGTATTCTAAGACcaaattatagttattttttggcGGGCCAAGTGTTTGCTTTTGCAACATTATTATATGGCACTAACTTGGGTCTGACTACTATATGTCAACCGTTTGTTCTTTACGACAATATACTTTTGCCTGAGGACTGCACCGATGTGTATTAtgattttaa cctCGCAATAAGTTTTGTAGCCTGTGTCTATGGCCTGGGTTACTTTTTAGTCACCGCATTAGTGTTATTAAGGCAGCTTCTCATTTACATTCCAAAATATAGTG aaCCAAAATGGAGGAAAATAGTAAACGTTTTAACAGTTTAA